The Fortiea contorta PCC 7126 genome has a segment encoding these proteins:
- a CDS encoding AAA family ATPase, translating into MTQLILLIGLPGSGKSTLATQLLAQRPQMQLISTDAIRGRLFGSEATQGPWLLVARETHRQLQSAIISRQTAIYDATNAQRRHRRELISTARDFGFTHITGMWLDTPVWLCLARNKKRLRRVPEEIILRMHRQLRDAPPNVVEGLDCLIRFSP; encoded by the coding sequence ATGACACAACTCATACTGCTAATTGGTCTTCCCGGTAGTGGGAAATCAACTTTAGCAACACAATTACTAGCACAACGCCCCCAAATGCAGCTAATTTCCACAGATGCAATTCGGGGGCGATTATTTGGTAGTGAAGCGACTCAAGGGCCGTGGCTACTAGTCGCCAGAGAAACTCACCGACAGTTACAATCGGCTATAATCTCACGCCAAACAGCAATTTATGACGCCACCAACGCCCAAAGACGCCACCGTCGAGAACTAATTTCCACCGCCCGCGACTTCGGCTTTACTCACATTACCGGCATGTGGTTAGATACGCCTGTGTGGCTGTGTTTAGCACGCAATAAAAAACGTCTCCGTCGGGTTCCCGAAGAAATTATCTTGCGAATGCATCGCCAATTGCGGGATGCTCCCCCAAACGTGGTCGAGGGATTAGACTGTTTGATACGTTTTTCCCCCTGA
- a CDS encoding PepSY-associated TM helix domain-containing protein yields the protein MNSKPLRNTVFYLHRYIGLFVGLILIIVGLTGSLLVFQKELNQFQIRQEFGQVIPQEQRVPIDTVLENIKTSFASQPNFKLSGINTPPDPHIPYRAFLQSPKEERLEVFVNPYTGVVMGSRQWEKTIIGLTYKLHYQLLAGDIGQIIVGIAALLLLILSITGIVLWPGWRKLIAGFKIKLQAHPKRVNFDIHKVTGVVAAVFLTMIAFTGFCWNFYDQAQPTIHAVTFTPIRPTPVSQPIAGKSALSLTEILPKADAALPGAITTFIRLPQKPDGVFLIGKKLPQENSDDYGESRVYLNQYTGEILQLTNGLKLSRADHVLSWFTPMHYGTFGGLTTRILYVFVGIAPLILLFTGFVMYRYHRQDNLSREQALEMAKSVK from the coding sequence ATGAATTCCAAACCACTCCGGAATACAGTATTTTATCTGCACCGCTATATCGGTTTATTCGTCGGATTAATATTAATTATTGTCGGCTTAACTGGCAGTTTGCTTGTATTTCAAAAAGAACTCAACCAATTTCAAATCCGCCAAGAATTTGGACAAGTAATTCCCCAAGAGCAACGTGTTCCCATAGATACTGTTTTAGAAAATATCAAAACTTCCTTTGCTTCCCAGCCAAATTTTAAACTATCAGGCATTAACACACCTCCAGATCCTCACATTCCCTACCGCGCCTTTTTACAATCACCAAAAGAAGAAAGACTAGAAGTTTTTGTCAATCCTTACACAGGCGTAGTTATGGGTTCTCGTCAGTGGGAAAAAACCATAATTGGCTTGACTTATAAACTCCATTATCAACTTTTGGCTGGTGATATTGGTCAAATTATCGTCGGAATTGCGGCATTATTACTACTCATCCTTAGCATCACCGGCATTGTTTTATGGCCCGGTTGGCGCAAATTAATTGCTGGCTTCAAAATCAAATTGCAAGCACATCCTAAACGAGTGAATTTTGATATTCACAAAGTAACAGGTGTAGTTGCGGCTGTATTTTTAACCATGATTGCGTTCACAGGTTTCTGCTGGAACTTTTACGACCAAGCCCAGCCGACGATTCATGCTGTCACCTTCACCCCCATTCGACCCACCCCTGTTTCTCAACCTATTGCTGGTAAATCGGCTTTATCTTTGACAGAAATTTTGCCAAAAGCTGACGCTGCTTTACCGGGAGCAATCACTACATTTATTCGCCTACCCCAAAAACCCGATGGAGTGTTTTTAATTGGTAAAAAACTTCCCCAAGAAAACTCAGATGATTATGGTGAAAGCCGCGTTTATCTCAACCAATACACAGGCGAAATTTTGCAACTCACCAACGGATTAAAGCTATCAAGAGCAGACCATGTGCTCAGTTGGTTTACACCCATGCACTACGGCACTTTTGGTGGTTTAACTACCCGCATTCTTTATGTATTTGTGGGTATTGCACCGCTAATTTTATTGTTCACCGGCTTTGTGATGTATCGCTACCATCGCCAAGATAATCTTAGTAGAGAACAAGCTCTGGAAATGGCTAAATCTGTTAAATAA
- a CDS encoding glucose-1-phosphate adenylyltransferase: protein MKKVLAIILGGGAGTRLYPLTKLRAKPAVPVAGKYRLIDIPVSNCINSEIYKIYVLTQFNSASLNRHIARAYNFSGFSDGFVEVLAAQQTPENPNWFQGTADAVRQYLWLLEEWDAEEFLILSGDHLYRMDYRQFVQRHRETNADITLSVIPIDDRRASDFGLMKIDQSGRVIDFSEKPKGDALAQMRVDTTILGLNQEQAALQPYIASMGIYVFKKDILIKLLKESLERTDFGKEIIPDAAKDYNVQAYLFDGYWEDIGTIEAFYNANLALTQQPLPPFSFYDEEAPIYTRARYLPPSKLLDCQIRQSMIGEGCILKNCRIEHSVLGVRSRIESGSIIEDSLIMGADYYQASVERQCSIEKGDIPVGIGTDSIIRRAIIDKNARIGHDVKIINKDNVQEAERESQGFYIRSGITVVLKNAVIPDGTII from the coding sequence GTGAAAAAAGTTTTAGCAATCATTCTTGGTGGTGGCGCGGGTACACGGCTTTATCCGTTAACTAAATTACGTGCTAAACCCGCAGTACCAGTTGCGGGTAAGTATCGTTTAATTGATATCCCCGTCAGCAACTGCATAAATTCCGAAATATATAAAATCTACGTTTTAACGCAATTCAACTCAGCTTCTTTGAATCGCCATATCGCCCGCGCTTACAATTTTAGTGGTTTCAGCGATGGTTTTGTGGAAGTCTTAGCAGCACAACAAACCCCAGAAAACCCTAACTGGTTCCAAGGTACAGCTGATGCGGTGCGTCAGTATTTGTGGTTACTGGAAGAATGGGACGCCGAAGAATTTTTAATCCTCTCCGGTGATCACCTCTACCGCATGGATTATCGTCAGTTCGTCCAGCGCCATCGGGAAACTAACGCTGATATTACTCTCTCAGTGATTCCCATCGACGATCGCCGCGCTTCGGATTTTGGCTTGATGAAAATCGATCAATCCGGTAGGGTAATTGACTTCAGTGAAAAACCCAAAGGCGATGCATTAGCTCAAATGCGCGTCGATACTACTATCCTCGGATTGAACCAGGAACAGGCTGCACTCCAACCATACATCGCCTCGATGGGGATTTATGTTTTCAAGAAAGATATCCTCATCAAGTTGTTGAAAGAATCTTTAGAACGGACTGATTTTGGTAAGGAAATTATTCCCGATGCTGCTAAAGATTACAACGTCCAAGCTTACCTATTTGATGGTTACTGGGAAGATATCGGCACGATTGAAGCCTTTTATAATGCCAATTTAGCGCTGACTCAGCAACCTCTACCACCTTTTAGTTTTTACGACGAAGAAGCACCAATTTATACCCGCGCTCGCTACTTACCTCCGAGCAAACTATTAGATTGCCAAATCAGACAATCGATGATTGGTGAAGGTTGTATTTTGAAAAATTGCCGGATTGAACACTCAGTTTTGGGAGTGCGATCGCGCATTGAATCTGGTAGCATCATTGAAGATTCTCTAATTATGGGCGCTGACTATTACCAAGCTTCTGTAGAGCGTCAATGTAGCATCGAGAAAGGTGACATTCCTGTTGGCATCGGTACAGATAGTATCATTCGCCGCGCCATCATTGATAAAAACGCTCGCATCGGTCACGATGTCAAAATTATCAACAAAGATAATGTCCAAGAAGCAGAGCGAGAAAGTCAAGGTTTCTACATTCGCAGCGGTATTACCGTCGTCCTGAAGAATGCAGTCATCCCGGATGGGACGATTATTTAG
- a CDS encoding sulfurtransferase: MDTKLLISPQELSSLLKKHSSSVVIVDTRTPEEYAVSHLPSAINIRDLFSYILENSHPEGLKKLHEHFAELFSQAGISGTERLIIYEDSLHRGYGQSCRGAFLFKYLGCGQVSVLHGGYQAWLAAGLPVTDELPNRESQIFRLHPDAAMLVTTQEMLQALDDPSIIKLDVRDRIEWQGLSSSPYAPDFCPRKGRIPNAVWLEWHLLMNTASKIPMFRSTAEILEICQSVGITPASNVYVYCFKGSRAANTLVALQTAGIYIKNYFGSWNEWSRDFSLPIDSRIV, from the coding sequence TTGGACACCAAACTCCTCATCTCCCCCCAAGAACTCTCTTCACTGCTTAAAAAGCATTCATCATCAGTTGTCATTGTAGATACGCGGACTCCGGAAGAATATGCTGTTTCTCATCTTCCTAGTGCTATCAATATTCGAGATTTGTTCAGTTATATTTTAGAGAATTCCCATCCAGAAGGATTAAAAAAATTACACGAGCATTTCGCTGAATTATTCAGCCAAGCCGGAATTTCTGGCACAGAACGTCTGATTATTTATGAAGATAGCTTACATCGCGGTTATGGACAATCTTGTCGCGGAGCTTTTTTGTTCAAGTATTTGGGTTGTGGTCAAGTGTCTGTTTTGCATGGAGGATATCAAGCTTGGCTAGCAGCTGGATTACCTGTTACTGATGAGTTACCAAATCGAGAAAGTCAAATATTTAGATTGCATCCTGATGCGGCGATGTTGGTGACAACACAGGAAATGTTGCAGGCATTAGATGACCCCTCAATTATAAAATTAGATGTGCGCGATCGCATCGAATGGCAAGGGTTAAGTTCTTCTCCTTACGCTCCTGATTTTTGTCCCCGCAAAGGTAGAATCCCTAATGCAGTCTGGCTAGAATGGCATTTGTTGATGAATACCGCATCAAAAATTCCCATGTTTCGCTCCACAGCCGAAATTCTGGAAATTTGTCAGTCAGTGGGTATTACGCCCGCATCGAATGTCTATGTCTATTGCTTTAAAGGTTCGAGAGCGGCGAATACACTTGTTGCTTTGCAAACAGCCGGAATCTATATTAAGAATTATTTTGGCTCTTGGAATGAATGGTCGCGTGATTTCTCTCTACCCATTGATAGCCGAATTGTCTAG
- a CDS encoding TonB-dependent siderophore receptor, which produces MKGWRSLPGVHLCVIVSFITQPAWAENKSGNEPENRINSNTTQNISRLTQIQQLLAQSTPALIQVTGVSLNKTNTGVEVTLETKQGDKLQPATRTEGNTLITDIPNSQLVLKNAKEFSADKPAAGIASIKVTQVERNTIRVTVSGEAGVPKLELFDSDEGLIFELVPAATSQLPPTQPTAENPVVETPPEAAATNDEPIELVVTGEQDGYRVRDSSTATKTDTPLRDIPQAIQVVPKQVLEAQNVTRLEEAVRNVPGVNQASAPYFVNGTFLVIRGFTARDDSGNVLRNGLPDPVGTRQIDFANIDQVEVLKGPASVLFGRANPGGTVNLITKQPLRDPFSKVEATIGSYDFYRGAIDLSGPLNDSKTVLYRLNVAYQNIGSFIDFVESNKLFIAPVISFDIGDRTKLTIEGEFSSANNEPALGVPAVGSVVSNPNGRIPLSLNVAEPTDRPFDVQTYRIGYKLQHQFSDSLSLRNEFRFSSYYATIDETFGTSLQANNRTLNRQYTERTFLQQGYNFTTDLIGKFSTGSIEHQLVFGVDLSRFDSPNFLGIGRAIAPLDIFNPVYGQPLGAPFTRFSSGFKTDALGVYVQDQIALTDNLKVLLGVRFDTFKRTDNNFVTNTQTQVSGSAFSPRVGIVYQPIQPVSLYANYSSSFTPVAGIAFDGSTFQAESGTQYEVGVKADLTNKLSAALAFYDLTRSNVLTTDPVRPGFSIQTGEQNSRGLELSLGGEILPGWNIFAGYAYTDAKITKDNTFAVGNRLNNAPENSFNLWTSYEIQSGGLRGLGFGLGFFYKGETQGDLANSFTVPSYVRTDASIFYKQDRFRTAINIRNLFDLNYYEFATGRTSVYAAEPLTVQGTISFEF; this is translated from the coding sequence ATGAAAGGTTGGCGATCGCTGCCTGGGGTGCATCTATGCGTAATAGTCAGTTTCATAACTCAGCCTGCTTGGGCAGAGAATAAGTCCGGAAATGAGCCGGAAAACCGGATTAATTCCAATACCACACAAAACATTTCCCGACTCACTCAGATTCAGCAGTTACTTGCTCAATCAACCCCAGCCCTCATACAGGTGACAGGAGTTAGTCTTAACAAAACTAACACTGGTGTTGAAGTGACTTTAGAAACTAAGCAAGGAGATAAACTGCAACCCGCAACCCGCACTGAGGGAAATACATTAATTACAGATATTCCTAATAGTCAACTGGTTCTCAAGAATGCTAAGGAATTTAGTGCTGACAAGCCAGCCGCAGGAATTGCGAGTATAAAAGTAACTCAAGTAGAGCGTAATACTATCAGGGTGACAGTGAGTGGAGAAGCAGGAGTACCCAAGCTGGAGCTATTTGATAGCGATGAGGGTTTAATTTTTGAGTTGGTACCTGCAGCAACTTCACAACTACCACCGACACAACCAACAGCAGAAAACCCCGTCGTCGAGACTCCACCAGAAGCAGCAGCGACCAATGACGAGCCAATTGAGTTGGTGGTGACGGGTGAGCAAGATGGGTATCGTGTTCGAGATTCGTCAACTGCAACTAAAACCGATACACCCCTGCGCGATATTCCTCAAGCGATACAGGTTGTACCTAAACAGGTTTTGGAAGCTCAAAATGTGACTCGTTTAGAAGAAGCGGTGAGAAATGTTCCTGGAGTAAATCAAGCCTCAGCGCCTTACTTTGTCAATGGAACTTTTCTGGTGATTCGGGGTTTTACCGCCAGAGATGACTCAGGAAATGTTCTGAGAAATGGACTACCAGATCCTGTAGGCACACGTCAAATTGATTTCGCCAACATTGATCAAGTAGAAGTTTTGAAAGGCCCAGCTTCCGTACTCTTTGGTCGTGCTAATCCAGGAGGCACGGTTAACCTAATTACTAAGCAGCCATTACGCGATCCATTCTCCAAAGTTGAGGCTACAATTGGCAGCTATGACTTTTACCGTGGTGCAATCGATTTATCTGGGCCGCTAAACGATTCCAAAACAGTTTTATATCGGTTGAATGTAGCCTACCAAAACATCGGCAGTTTTATCGATTTTGTAGAATCCAACAAACTGTTTATTGCACCTGTGATCAGCTTTGACATTGGCGATCGCACAAAGCTAACTATAGAAGGAGAATTCTCGTCTGCCAACAATGAACCCGCGCTTGGTGTACCAGCCGTTGGTTCAGTGGTATCCAATCCTAATGGTCGTATACCGCTCAGTCTCAATGTGGCAGAGCCTACTGACAGACCTTTTGACGTACAAACTTATAGAATTGGCTACAAATTACAGCATCAATTTAGTGACAGTTTGTCGTTGCGAAATGAATTTCGATTTTCGTCTTATTATGCAACTATAGACGAAACATTTGGTACTAGCCTTCAAGCTAACAATCGCACTCTGAATCGCCAATATACCGAAAGAACATTTCTGCAACAAGGGTATAACTTTACAACAGATTTGATTGGCAAATTCTCCACTGGTTCGATTGAGCATCAATTGGTATTCGGTGTTGACCTCAGTAGATTCGATTCACCCAACTTTTTGGGTATTGGCAGAGCGATCGCACCATTAGATATATTTAACCCCGTGTATGGTCAGCCGCTCGGTGCTCCTTTTACAAGGTTTAGTAGCGGCTTCAAAACAGATGCCTTAGGCGTTTACGTCCAGGATCAAATCGCGCTCACAGACAATCTCAAAGTCCTCTTGGGTGTACGATTTGATACTTTTAAGCGCACAGACAATAACTTTGTCACCAATACACAAACACAAGTATCAGGAAGTGCATTCAGTCCCCGTGTAGGCATTGTCTACCAACCCATTCAACCAGTTTCACTTTATGCCAACTACAGTAGCTCGTTTACCCCAGTAGCTGGCATTGCTTTTGATGGCAGTACATTTCAAGCTGAAAGTGGTACGCAGTATGAGGTGGGAGTCAAAGCAGATTTAACCAACAAGCTTTCTGCTGCGCTGGCTTTCTACGACCTCACACGCTCTAATGTCTTGACAACTGACCCTGTAAGACCAGGCTTTTCTATTCAAACAGGTGAGCAAAACAGTCGCGGCTTAGAACTGAGTCTAGGAGGCGAAATATTACCAGGCTGGAATATTTTTGCAGGCTATGCCTATACCGATGCCAAAATTACCAAAGATAACACATTTGCGGTGGGGAATCGTTTAAATAATGCACCAGAAAACAGCTTCAACCTCTGGACAAGCTATGAGATTCAATCAGGTGGCTTGAGAGGTTTAGGGTTCGGCTTAGGCTTTTTCTATAAAGGAGAGACACAGGGAGATTTAGCAAATAGTTTTACTGTGCCAAGTTATGTGCGGACTGATGCCTCCATATTCTACAAACAAGATAGGTTCCGCACTGCGATCAACATCAGGAATTTGTTCGACCTTAATTACTATGAATTTGCTACAGGTAGGACAAGTGTTTATGCTGCTGAACCGCTGACAGTTCAAGGAACTATTTCCTTTGAGTTTTGA
- a CDS encoding YidH family protein, translated as MSKPVVDTEEKKKLAKLNPSRVRDHLANERTYLAWMRTAIALLGFGVVIVRLRAFQAPLVPHPGTGWKLGLVFSLVGLITVWLSTAHYFTVRRDIEEDTYEPSDRWVILFSLAIIILGAGVIYFVFTTPLDPLSSAIPE; from the coding sequence ATGTCTAAGCCCGTTGTGGACACAGAAGAGAAAAAAAAGTTAGCAAAATTAAATCCCTCACGAGTACGGGATCATCTAGCGAACGAACGCACCTATCTAGCTTGGATGCGAACAGCGATCGCTTTATTGGGTTTTGGTGTGGTCATCGTCCGCTTGCGAGCTTTCCAAGCACCCTTGGTACCTCATCCTGGTACCGGCTGGAAGTTAGGTTTAGTCTTCTCGTTAGTAGGTTTAATCACCGTCTGGCTCTCAACGGCACACTATTTCACCGTTCGCCGCGATATTGAAGAAGATACCTACGAACCTTCAGACCGCTGGGTAATCCTATTTAGTCTAGCTATTATCATCCTGGGCGCCGGAGTGATCTATTTTGTGTTTACAACTCCTCTAGACCCATTAAGTTCAGCTATCCCTGAATGA
- a CDS encoding S8 family peptidase, which yields MRHEKLSPGLLLAFTDYQNGGEQALIPHRRSLGIIAPKSAVKPSKSVVFLYCDADADLSYLEQYGIRVNQNSGTVRTAFLPIESLDALSEDDLIQRIKPSRKMQLRMDVAPGKVQLPNFKKKTGLTGKGVIIGVVDSGIDPKHPAFANRILRIWDQTLPGPGVKEGDYGAEFTGAQLTISQDTDGHGTHVAGIAAGADATYGGVAPEAELVVVKSDLQDAHIADAVRYVFRVARELKRPVVVNLSLGGHADAHDGSDSLSKIIDAESGPGRIVCCAAGNEGNDNIHGQATVGAQRTHGMRFNVPLNQVGIVWLNGWYSRDSQLEVSLRSPNGFVTPFQKIIANGNPTQNYQLPDARVEIVTPPPDKANGDHNFFVQIRGNGPSLVMGGIWQLRVRNTTAKNTRLDVWTLDDRSSVFFTGSSIQDCMKIGSPGAASSAVTVAAYTTKVKYTDIDRQVREMGMELDTISEFSSEGPLRNNAQKPDVAAPGAMIVSTLSADAGGDRSMMVNSKFVAMAGTSMATPFVTGLVALLLQRDPKLDPVKVKELLRKNSSIPGKPPGAFDSKWGFGVINAANL from the coding sequence ATGAGACACGAAAAACTTTCACCCGGTTTATTACTCGCTTTTACAGATTATCAAAATGGAGGAGAGCAAGCACTAATTCCCCACAGGCGATCGCTAGGTATAATTGCTCCTAAAAGTGCTGTCAAACCTAGCAAAAGCGTAGTTTTTCTCTACTGCGACGCTGACGCAGACTTGAGTTATCTGGAACAGTACGGAATTCGCGTCAATCAAAACTCAGGTACGGTGAGAACCGCTTTCTTACCCATAGAAAGCTTGGATGCTTTATCGGAAGATGATCTCATCCAACGGATTAAGCCCTCACGCAAAATGCAGTTGCGGATGGATGTTGCCCCTGGCAAGGTGCAATTACCTAATTTCAAGAAAAAAACCGGATTGACTGGTAAGGGCGTCATCATCGGCGTTGTAGACAGCGGTATTGACCCCAAACATCCCGCCTTCGCTAATCGAATTTTACGCATTTGGGATCAGACCCTCCCAGGGCCGGGAGTGAAGGAGGGCGATTACGGGGCGGAATTCACAGGCGCGCAATTGACAATTTCCCAGGATACTGATGGTCATGGTACCCATGTAGCGGGAATTGCGGCTGGTGCGGATGCGACTTATGGCGGTGTCGCGCCGGAAGCAGAATTAGTCGTGGTCAAATCTGATTTGCAAGATGCTCACATTGCTGACGCTGTTCGTTATGTGTTCCGGGTGGCTAGGGAGTTGAAACGCCCCGTGGTCGTGAATCTCAGTTTGGGTGGACACGCTGACGCCCACGACGGTAGCGATTCTCTCTCAAAAATTATTGACGCTGAATCTGGGCCAGGAAGAATTGTTTGCTGTGCTGCAGGTAACGAGGGCAATGATAATATTCATGGACAAGCGACAGTGGGTGCTCAACGCACTCATGGGATGCGCTTTAATGTACCGTTGAATCAAGTAGGGATTGTCTGGTTGAATGGTTGGTACTCCCGCGATAGTCAGTTGGAAGTTTCTCTGCGGAGTCCTAATGGTTTTGTCACTCCCTTCCAAAAAATTATCGCCAACGGTAATCCTACTCAAAATTACCAGTTACCTGATGCGAGGGTAGAAATTGTCACACCACCACCAGATAAAGCTAATGGTGATCATAATTTCTTTGTGCAGATTCGCGGTAATGGCCCTTCTCTGGTAATGGGGGGTATTTGGCAATTGCGGGTACGTAATACTACTGCCAAGAATACACGTTTAGATGTATGGACGCTTGACGATCGCTCGTCGGTATTTTTTACAGGTTCTAGTATTCAAGATTGCATGAAAATTGGTTCCCCTGGTGCTGCTAGTAGTGCGGTGACGGTGGCTGCTTATACCACTAAGGTGAAGTACACAGATATTGATCGTCAAGTTAGAGAAATGGGTATGGAGTTGGACACCATTTCTGAGTTTAGTAGTGAGGGGCCGCTGCGTAATAATGCTCAGAAGCCAGATGTAGCCGCACCGGGTGCTATGATTGTTTCCACTCTGTCTGCAGATGCTGGCGGCGATCGCTCGATGATGGTTAATTCTAAGTTTGTGGCTATGGCTGGTACCAGTATGGCGACACCATTTGTCACGGGTTTAGTTGCACTTTTATTGCAGCGCGACCCCAAGCTTGACCCGGTGAAGGTGAAAGAATTGCTACGTAAAAATAGTTCAATACCGGGAAAACCCCCAGGCGCCTTTGACAGTAAATGGGGTTTTGGTGTGATTAATGCTGCCAATCTGTAA
- a CDS encoding LysR substrate-binding domain-containing protein, translating to MAGMTLEQLRIFVAVAEHLHFTRAAEELYITQPAVSAAIQNLEQEYRVKLFHRIGRHIEMAEAGKLLQVEAQKILDQVTLTERGLRELNNLQRGELKLGSSLTIGNYWLPSKISEFKSQYPGIQINCSLANTEEICVGTAMGQFDLGLVEGDVKPALQSTLEYEIVGSDRLQIVVGKTHPWFERGEIYLTELNQTPWVMRESGSGTQQRFEEALANWQINLNELNVILVFNSGEMAKAAVESGVGATGISELMVKKELQLGTLRTMRVIDNRQKPSMHVEIVRPFFKLKHRQRFQTALSKTFEQSFISSVLDISNY from the coding sequence ATGGCAGGGATGACGCTTGAGCAGCTAAGAATCTTTGTAGCTGTGGCGGAGCATCTACACTTTACTCGTGCAGCGGAAGAGCTTTATATTACTCAACCCGCCGTCAGCGCAGCAATCCAGAATTTAGAGCAGGAATACCGAGTCAAATTGTTTCATCGGATCGGTCGTCATATCGAGATGGCTGAGGCCGGTAAATTACTACAGGTAGAGGCGCAAAAAATTCTCGACCAAGTTACTCTCACTGAGAGAGGTTTGCGAGAATTGAACAATTTGCAACGGGGTGAATTGAAATTAGGGTCTAGTCTGACAATTGGTAACTATTGGCTACCTAGCAAGATTAGTGAGTTTAAGAGTCAATATCCTGGCATTCAGATTAACTGTTCTTTGGCAAATACAGAAGAAATTTGTGTGGGAACAGCGATGGGTCAGTTTGATTTAGGCTTGGTGGAAGGAGATGTCAAGCCCGCACTCCAGAGTACTCTAGAGTATGAAATTGTGGGGAGCGATCGCTTACAAATTGTAGTTGGGAAAACACACCCGTGGTTTGAACGCGGAGAAATTTATCTCACAGAACTGAATCAAACCCCTTGGGTAATGCGAGAATCAGGCTCTGGTACACAACAACGGTTTGAGGAAGCGTTGGCGAATTGGCAAATTAATCTCAATGAACTGAATGTAATTTTAGTATTTAATAGTGGCGAAATGGCAAAAGCCGCCGTCGAAAGCGGTGTGGGCGCCACAGGTATTTCTGAATTAATGGTGAAAAAAGAACTACAACTGGGAACTCTCCGCACTATGCGGGTGATTGATAATCGCCAAAAACCCAGTATGCATGTAGAGATAGTTCGACCCTTTTTTAAACTCAAACATCGGCAGCGATTTCAAACTGCTCTTTCAAAAACATTTGAACAATCTTTCATATCATCAGTATTGGATATATCCAACTATTAA
- a CDS encoding nucleoside deaminase, with translation MDEFMTAAIQEAKQGRQEGGIPIGSVLVKDGKILGRGHNKRVQDGDPITHAEIDCLRNAGRVGSYRGTTLYSTLMPCYLCAGAVVQFGIKKVIVGESRTFPGAKDFMVSHGVEVIDLGLDECEQIMSNFIATNPELWNEDIGK, from the coding sequence ATGGATGAATTTATGACTGCAGCGATTCAAGAAGCAAAACAAGGTAGACAAGAAGGTGGAATCCCCATTGGTTCAGTTTTAGTTAAAGATGGCAAAATTCTAGGCAGAGGACACAATAAGCGCGTACAAGACGGCGATCCTATTACTCATGCAGAAATTGATTGTCTCCGCAATGCGGGGAGAGTTGGTAGTTACAGAGGAACAACATTATATTCAACCTTAATGCCGTGTTATTTATGCGCTGGTGCAGTGGTGCAGTTTGGGATTAAAAAAGTCATTGTGGGTGAATCTAGAACTTTTCCCGGTGCTAAAGATTTTATGGTGTCTCATGGTGTCGAAGTAATTGATTTGGGGCTGGATGAATGTGAGCAAATTATGAGTAATTTTATTGCCACTAACCCTGAATTATGGAATGAAGATATTGGTAAATAA